The Pseudomonas wenzhouensis genome has a segment encoding these proteins:
- the ribE gene encoding 6,7-dimethyl-8-ribityllumazine synthase: MTLKTIEGTFIAPQGKYALVVGRFNSFVVESLVSGAIDALVRHGVQESDITIIRAPGAFEIPLVTQKVAQRGEYAAIIALGAVIRGGTPHFEYVAGECTKGLAQVSMEYGVPVAFGVLTVDSIEQAIERSGTKAGNKGAEAALSALEMVSLLAQLEAK, encoded by the coding sequence ATGACCCTGAAGACCATCGAAGGTACCTTCATCGCCCCGCAGGGCAAATACGCCCTGGTGGTAGGCCGTTTCAACAGCTTCGTCGTCGAGAGCCTGGTCAGCGGCGCCATCGACGCCCTGGTGCGCCATGGCGTGCAGGAAAGCGACATCACCATCATCCGTGCGCCGGGTGCCTTCGAGATTCCGCTGGTCACCCAGAAGGTCGCTCAGCGTGGCGAGTACGCGGCGATCATCGCCCTCGGTGCGGTCATCCGTGGCGGCACCCCGCACTTCGAATACGTGGCCGGCGAGTGCACCAAGGGCCTGGCCCAGGTGTCCATGGAATACGGCGTGCCGGTCGCCTTCGGTGTGCTGACCGTCGACTCCATCGAACAAGCCATCGAACGTTCCGGCACCAAGGCGGGTAACAAGGGTGCCGAAGCTGCGCTGTCTGCCCTGGAAATGGTCAGCCTGCTGGCGCAGTTGGAGGCCAAGTGA
- the nusB gene encoding transcription antitermination factor NusB: MSNSGNGQPAKKAPSGKILARREARTLAMQALYSWHIAGQPLNEIEAQFRVDNDFSKVDGAYFHEILHGVPRQKTELDGAFAPLLDRPLEEIDPVELAILRLSTYELKNRVDVPYKVVINEGIELAKVFGATDGHKFVNGILDKLAPTLRAAEVNANKR; encoded by the coding sequence GTGAGCAACTCCGGTAACGGCCAGCCGGCCAAGAAAGCTCCCAGTGGCAAGATCCTCGCCCGTCGCGAAGCCCGTACCCTGGCCATGCAGGCGCTGTACTCCTGGCATATTGCCGGGCAGCCGCTGAACGAGATCGAAGCGCAGTTTCGTGTCGACAACGATTTCAGCAAGGTCGATGGCGCCTACTTCCATGAAATCCTGCATGGCGTGCCACGGCAGAAGACCGAGTTGGACGGCGCCTTCGCGCCGCTGCTCGATCGCCCGCTGGAAGAGATCGACCCGGTCGAACTGGCCATTCTGCGCCTGTCCACCTACGAGCTGAAGAACCGCGTCGACGTGCCCTACAAGGTAGTGATCAACGAAGGTATCGAGCTGGCCAAGGTGTTCGGTGCTACCGACGGGCACAAGTTCGTCAACGGCATCCTCGATAAGCTCGCACCCACGCTGCGCGCCGCCGAAGTCAACGCCAACAAGCGTTGA
- the thiL gene encoding thiamine-phosphate kinase, whose amino-acid sequence MGEFELIRRYFAAAPCAQGGDGVVRGIGDDCALLAVPAGEQLAVSTDTLVAGIHFPDACDAFLLGQRALAVSASDLAAMGATPLAFTLALTLPAASETWLAEFARGLQRMAEHCSLALVGGDTTRGPLSLTLTVFGRVPAGQALLRSGAQVGDLLCVDGELGDAAGALPLVLGQREAAADIREALLARYWSPQPQLALGQALRGRATAALDISDGLLADCGHIARASQVALEIELEQVPLSAALRAFAGEEQARLCALAGGDDYRLAFTLPPARLAELQAAWPGIRVIGRVQAGSGVRLLDAAGQAIETPRGGYQHF is encoded by the coding sequence ATGGGTGAGTTCGAGCTGATCCGTCGCTATTTCGCCGCTGCCCCCTGTGCGCAGGGTGGTGACGGCGTGGTTCGCGGCATCGGTGATGACTGCGCGCTGCTGGCAGTGCCGGCGGGTGAGCAGTTGGCGGTGTCCACCGACACGCTGGTTGCCGGGATACATTTCCCCGATGCCTGCGACGCCTTTCTTCTCGGACAGCGTGCGTTGGCCGTCTCCGCCAGTGATCTGGCTGCCATGGGCGCGACGCCGCTGGCTTTTACCCTCGCCCTGACCTTGCCAGCCGCCAGTGAAACCTGGCTGGCCGAGTTCGCGCGTGGTCTGCAACGGATGGCCGAGCATTGCTCCCTGGCCCTGGTCGGTGGTGACACCACACGTGGCCCGCTGAGCCTGACGCTGACCGTGTTCGGTCGTGTGCCGGCCGGGCAGGCGCTGCTGCGCAGCGGCGCGCAGGTCGGTGATCTGCTCTGCGTCGATGGCGAGCTGGGTGATGCCGCCGGTGCCTTGCCGCTGGTGCTCGGCCAGCGTGAAGCGGCGGCGGATATCCGTGAGGCGCTGCTGGCGCGCTACTGGTCGCCGCAACCGCAGTTGGCGTTGGGGCAAGCGCTGCGTGGCCGCGCCACCGCTGCGCTGGATATTTCCGATGGCCTGCTGGCCGACTGCGGGCATATCGCCAGGGCTTCACAGGTTGCCCTTGAGATCGAGCTGGAACAGGTGCCGCTGTCTGCGGCGCTGCGGGCGTTTGCTGGTGAAGAGCAGGCGCGGCTCTGCGCTTTGGCTGGCGGCGACGATTACCGTCTGGCCTTTACCCTGCCGCCAGCCCGGCTCGCCGAGCTGCAGGCCGCCTGGCCCGGGATACGGGTCATCGGCCGTGTGCAGGCC